Proteins from a genomic interval of Polaribacter sp. Q13:
- a CDS encoding MBOAT family protein — protein sequence MLFNSIDFAIFLPIVFILYWFVFSKKTQQQNLVLLIASYVFYGFWDWRFLFLIFFSSIIDFLIGKKLNEVTNVSKRKLFLSISIVVNLGLLGFFKYYNFFLDSFASAFTFFGSSISEQRLTIILPVGISFYTFQTLSYSIDVYRNKLKPTNNFIAFLSFVSFFPQLVAGPIERASNLLPQFYNKRIFSYDKAVSGVQLIVWGFFKKIVIADNASIIVNGIFSNYQNQSFESLLMGAFLFSFQIYGDFSGYSDIAIGTARLFNFDLMVNFKFPYLSKNIGDFWKRWHISLSTWFRDYLYIPLGGSKGTLLKAIRNVGIVFIVSGFWHGANWTFIFWGFIHAVLYIPLFIALKKRSNKSKTENNRFNFLKIIVTFILVMFSWVIFRSLTITDAINYITRIFSLSNGSKFYASTSKYLIITGITLFSILFLIITEFYNDKKGRIETYFKSYFLVFLCLIIAFLGAIKNHADFIYFQF from the coding sequence ATGCTTTTTAACTCAATAGATTTTGCCATTTTTTTACCGATTGTTTTTATACTATATTGGTTTGTCTTTTCTAAAAAAACACAGCAACAAAATTTAGTGCTGTTAATAGCAAGTTATGTCTTTTATGGTTTTTGGGATTGGCGCTTTCTTTTTCTAATCTTTTTTAGTTCTATCATAGATTTTTTAATAGGTAAAAAACTAAATGAAGTTACTAATGTTTCTAAAAGGAAACTTTTTTTAAGTATTAGTATTGTTGTTAATTTAGGACTTCTTGGGTTTTTTAAGTATTACAATTTTTTTCTAGATAGTTTTGCTTCAGCCTTTACTTTCTTCGGAAGTTCAATATCAGAACAAAGGCTTACTATAATTTTACCTGTTGGAATCAGTTTTTATACTTTTCAAACGTTAAGTTATTCTATAGATGTTTACCGTAATAAACTAAAACCGACGAACAACTTTATCGCTTTTTTATCTTTTGTAAGCTTTTTTCCGCAACTAGTAGCAGGTCCAATAGAAAGAGCATCAAATTTATTGCCCCAGTTTTATAATAAAAGAATTTTCTCTTATGATAAAGCTGTTTCTGGAGTACAATTAATCGTTTGGGGATTTTTTAAGAAAATAGTCATTGCAGACAATGCCTCAATTATTGTAAATGGAATTTTTAGTAATTACCAAAATCAATCTTTTGAATCGTTATTAATGGGGGCATTTCTATTTTCATTTCAGATTTATGGAGATTTTTCTGGGTATTCAGATATAGCCATTGGTACTGCCCGACTTTTTAATTTTGATTTAATGGTGAATTTTAAGTTTCCTTATTTGTCAAAAAACATTGGTGATTTTTGGAAACGTTGGCATATATCTCTTTCTACTTGGTTTCGAGATTATTTATATATTCCTTTAGGAGGAAGTAAAGGAACGTTGCTAAAAGCCATAAGAAATGTTGGTATTGTTTTTATTGTAAGTGGGTTTTGGCATGGTGCAAATTGGACTTTTATTTTTTGGGGATTTATTCATGCGGTTTTATATATTCCACTTTTTATTGCTTTAAAAAAGCGAAGTAATAAATCGAAAACGGAGAACAATAGATTTAATTTTTTGAAAATAATAGTTACTTTTATTTTGGTGATGTTTTCTTGGGTTATTTTTAGATCTCTTACTATTACAGATGCTATAAATTACATCACAAGAATTTTTAGTTTATCTAACGGAAGTAAATTTTATGCATCTACTAGCAAGTATTTAATTATTACCGGTATTACGCTTTTTAGTATTCTTTTTTTAATAATTACAGAATTTTATAACGATAAAAAAGGAAGAATTGAAACGTATTTTAAATCTTATTTTTTGGTTTTCTTATGTTTAATAATAGCTTTTTTAGGTGCTATAAAAAATCATGCAGATTTTATCTATTTTCAATTTTAA
- a CDS encoding exopolysaccharide biosynthesis polyprenyl glycosylphosphotransferase, with translation MTTKTSYFNVSERKLFLGIIDVFILISSLYLASLFINFTYIKFTSNAILNWLFLLVFYFLIFGQIFQLYGLNVSNNKYLTVRAAVLTVFATTIFYIFTPYFSPELPPNRLQIVYFFLLSFIPILLWRFIYMSLIFSPKYFKSIVFVGNSERIKKLLTQVHNDSFHDVFAYLSDKEIKGIKGYVDITKTTITPIIANNAITDVIVSKKDLSEEVINGLNKELVVLFEQGVNIISYETFYENVNARIPKEYLNYNFYRHINFSKNNTNNFYLFGLRLVDILISLIGGLGFLCIIPFIVIGNLIANRGPLFYTQVRVGENGKIFKIFKLRSMIKNAEKGGAVWAQKNDVRITAFGKFLRRTRLDEMPQFFNILKGDMSLIGPRPERPEFVKDLEAKIPFYAIRHVIRPGLTGWAQVNYPYANTIEEQETKLRYDLYYIKERSAFLDFKIFIMTFTTVLYFKGQ, from the coding sequence TTGACAACAAAAACATCATACTTTAATGTATCAGAAAGAAAACTTTTTTTAGGAATAATAGATGTCTTTATTCTTATTTCTAGTCTGTATCTAGCCTCTTTATTTATCAATTTTACTTATATAAAATTTACTAGTAATGCCATTCTTAATTGGTTATTCTTGTTAGTTTTTTATTTCTTAATTTTTGGACAAATTTTTCAGCTGTATGGTTTAAATGTATCAAATAATAAATATTTAACTGTTAGAGCTGCTGTTCTTACTGTGTTTGCAACTACAATATTTTATATTTTCACACCTTATTTTTCACCTGAATTACCACCAAATAGATTACAGATTGTTTATTTTTTCTTACTTTCTTTTATACCTATTTTACTTTGGCGATTTATATATATGTCTTTAATATTTTCTCCTAAGTATTTTAAATCTATTGTTTTTGTAGGTAATTCAGAAAGAATTAAAAAATTATTGACTCAAGTACATAATGATTCTTTTCATGATGTTTTTGCTTATTTATCGGATAAAGAAATTAAAGGAATAAAAGGGTATGTAGATATCACTAAAACAACGATAACTCCAATAATTGCAAATAACGCTATTACAGATGTTATTGTTTCTAAAAAAGATCTTTCTGAAGAGGTAATCAATGGTTTAAACAAAGAACTTGTTGTGTTATTTGAACAAGGAGTAAATATAATTAGTTACGAAACTTTTTATGAAAATGTAAATGCTAGAATTCCTAAAGAATATCTGAATTATAATTTTTATAGACATATTAATTTTAGTAAAAATAATACCAATAACTTTTACCTTTTTGGTTTAAGGTTAGTAGATATACTAATTTCTTTAATAGGTGGATTGGGTTTTTTATGTATTATTCCGTTCATTGTTATTGGAAATTTAATAGCCAATAGAGGCCCTTTGTTTTATACACAAGTAAGAGTTGGGGAAAATGGTAAGATTTTTAAAATTTTTAAGTTGAGGTCTATGATTAAAAATGCAGAAAAAGGTGGTGCTGTTTGGGCTCAAAAAAACGATGTGAGAATTACTGCTTTTGGTAAGTTTTTAAGACGAACTAGATTAGATGAAATGCCTCAGTTTTTTAATATATTAAAAGGAGATATGAGTTTAATTGGTCCCAGACCAGAAAGACCCGAGTTTGTGAAAGATTTAGAAGCTAAGATCCCTTTTTATGCAATTAGACATGTTATAAGACCTGGTTTAACCGGTTGGGCGCAAGTAAATTATCCGTATGCGAATACAATAGAAGAACAAGAAACCAAATTGCGTTACGATTTATATTATATTAAGGAACGCAGTGCTTTTTTAGATTTTAAAATATTTATTATGACGTTTACTACAGTATTATATTTTAAAGGTCAATAA
- a CDS encoding phosphatidylcholine/phosphatidylserine synthase, with protein sequence MNFKKHIPNLLTLGNLFCGTIATIFAVEGDFVLAGLFVLLGILFDFFDGFAARLLHVSGELGKQLDSLADMVTSGVVPGIIVYKLLIENSSGLHDFNEHNYLPYLGLILTLGACYRLAKFNIDTRQSDSFIGLPTPAMSLFIISLPLIQEYSTIEVAQNLIGNNYFLIAITVLLTYLMNAELPLFSLKFKEYSIKNNLVKYLFLVVSLLMIIFLQYISIPLIIIFYVVLSVVSNYRKKELI encoded by the coding sequence ATGAATTTCAAAAAACACATTCCTAATTTATTAACACTTGGTAACCTTTTTTGTGGAACAATTGCAACAATTTTTGCGGTTGAAGGAGATTTTGTCTTGGCAGGTTTATTTGTGCTTTTGGGAATATTATTTGATTTTTTTGATGGATTTGCAGCTCGGTTATTACACGTTTCTGGGGAGTTAGGAAAACAACTAGATTCTTTGGCAGACATGGTAACAAGTGGAGTTGTACCCGGAATTATTGTGTATAAATTATTAATTGAAAATTCTTCTGGCTTACATGATTTTAACGAACATAACTACCTGCCTTATTTGGGATTAATACTAACTTTAGGAGCTTGTTATAGATTGGCGAAATTTAATATTGACACAAGACAATCGGATTCTTTTATTGGTTTGCCTACTCCTGCAATGAGTTTGTTTATCATTTCTTTACCTTTAATTCAAGAATATTCAACAATTGAAGTAGCTCAAAATTTAATAGGAAATAATTACTTTTTAATAGCTATTACAGTATTGTTAACTTATTTAATGAATGCAGAATTGCCTTTGTTTTCTTTAAAGTTTAAGGAATACTCTATCAAGAATAATTTGGTAAAGTATTTGTTTTTAGTAGTATCTTTATTGATGATTATCTTCTTACAGTATATTTCGATTCCTTTGATAATAATATTCTACGTTGTTTTATCTGTAGTGAGTAATTATAGAAAAAAGGAGTTAATTTAG
- the wecB gene encoding non-hydrolyzing UDP-N-acetylglucosamine 2-epimerase, whose product MKLTIIAGARPNFMKIAPIIHQIIKRKEEGVSIDYRLVHTGQHYDEKLSTIFFKELNIPAPNVNLEIGSGTQAEQTAGIMVAFEKELLANPTDVVLVVGDVTSTMACAIVAKKLITKVVHVEGGIRSFDLSMPEEINRMVTDAITDYFYVTSEVAIENLKNIGITEDRIVYVGNTMIDTLISNLDKLKKPPVFDELNLSDKNYMVLTMHRPANVDEEFKLKAFLEAIIENSNNIPIIFPTHPRTKSILNKLDIDLKNLHLIDPLGYLEFNYLVKNAKCVITDSGGITEETTYLKIPCLTLRDNTERPETIIIGTNELVGTNPSAIKRALERVFANDWKKGGIPKFWDGKTSERIINHIITI is encoded by the coding sequence ATGAAATTAACAATTATAGCAGGAGCAAGACCAAATTTCATGAAGATTGCGCCTATTATTCATCAAATTATTAAAAGAAAAGAGGAAGGTGTTTCTATAGATTATAGATTAGTGCATACTGGTCAACATTATGATGAAAAGTTAAGTACTATTTTTTTTAAAGAACTAAATATTCCTGCACCAAATGTTAATTTAGAAATTGGTTCTGGTACACAAGCAGAGCAAACGGCGGGTATAATGGTGGCTTTCGAAAAAGAATTATTAGCAAACCCTACAGATGTAGTTTTGGTTGTTGGAGATGTTACTTCTACCATGGCTTGTGCTATAGTTGCTAAAAAACTAATAACAAAAGTGGTACATGTAGAAGGTGGAATTCGTTCTTTTGATTTATCTATGCCAGAAGAAATTAATAGAATGGTTACCGATGCAATTACTGATTACTTTTATGTTACTTCTGAAGTAGCTATAGAAAATTTAAAAAATATAGGTATTACAGAGGATAGAATTGTGTATGTAGGTAATACAATGATAGATACTTTAATCTCTAATTTAGATAAATTAAAAAAACCACCTGTTTTTGATGAATTAAATTTAAGCGATAAAAATTATATGGTTTTAACCATGCATCGACCAGCAAATGTAGATGAAGAGTTTAAATTAAAAGCTTTTTTAGAAGCAATTATAGAAAACTCTAATAATATTCCCATTATATTTCCGACACATCCAAGAACAAAATCCATATTAAATAAATTAGATATAGATCTAAAAAATTTACATTTAATTGATCCGTTAGGTTATTTAGAATTCAATTATTTGGTAAAAAACGCTAAGTGTGTAATTACAGATTCTGGAGGAATTACAGAAGAAACAACCTATTTAAAAATACCTTGTTTAACATTAAGAGATAATACAGAAAGACCTGAAACGATAATAATTGGTACCAATGAATTGGTAGGTACAAATCCTAGTGCAATTAAAAGAGCATTAGAAAGAGTTTTTGCAAATGATTGGAAAAAAGGAGGAATCCCTAAATTTTGGGATGGTAAAACTTCAGAAAGAATTATCAATCATATTATTACAATTTAA
- a CDS encoding DUF4105 domain-containing protein has protein sequence MNKKYFLFIFLLSIYSPLKAQLQLSKYGEVSIVTAGPGEELYEAFGHSAIRIKDPVLKIDLIYNYGMFDFNQPNFYTNFAKGNMIYSLARYDFKYFIASYRRDKRWLKEQVLNLNQPEKQAYFKFLENNAQPQNSNYQYDPYFDNCATKLRDITKSILEDKVVFNDNNVEKNLTFRQLTNHEIPWNSWGTFGLNLIAGTKLDEQATFEQYMYLPDYVYSSFKDATVFIKNQPKKLVKNEIVLLKFKEKEAKSSLFSPFLIFSILALFGIYITYKDFKSDKRTKSLDFILFFTTGLIGCVLFFLWFFSTHSTAPNNFNLLWAFAPNIIIAFVLLKTHQPKWLQKYMLMLLLFLVIIPILWVAEIQVFPVVIIPLLIFLFVRYFYLSKKIIDL, from the coding sequence ATGAACAAAAAGTACTTTCTTTTCATATTTTTACTTTCCATTTATTCACCTTTAAAAGCACAACTACAACTTTCTAAATATGGAGAAGTAAGTATTGTTACTGCCGGACCAGGAGAAGAATTATACGAAGCTTTTGGGCATTCTGCCATTAGAATTAAAGATCCCGTTTTAAAAATAGATTTAATTTATAACTACGGAATGTTTGATTTTAATCAGCCTAATTTTTATACTAATTTTGCAAAAGGAAATATGATTTATAGCTTAGCTCGCTATGATTTTAAATACTTTATAGCTAGTTATAGAAGAGACAAACGTTGGTTAAAAGAACAAGTATTAAACTTAAATCAGCCAGAAAAACAAGCCTATTTTAAATTCTTAGAAAATAATGCCCAACCCCAAAACAGTAACTATCAATACGATCCTTATTTTGATAATTGTGCCACAAAATTAAGAGATATTACAAAATCTATATTAGAAGATAAAGTAGTTTTTAATGACAACAACGTAGAAAAAAACCTCACATTTAGACAATTAACAAATCATGAAATTCCTTGGAATTCTTGGGGTACATTTGGTTTAAATTTAATTGCAGGCACAAAATTAGATGAACAAGCCACTTTTGAACAGTATATGTACTTACCAGACTATGTGTATAGTTCTTTTAAAGACGCTACTGTTTTTATCAAAAATCAACCAAAAAAATTGGTAAAGAATGAAATTGTTCTTTTAAAATTTAAGGAAAAAGAAGCGAAGAGTTCTCTTTTTAGTCCGTTTTTAATCTTTAGCATTTTAGCGCTATTCGGAATTTATATTACGTATAAAGATTTCAAAAGTGATAAAAGAACCAAATCCTTAGATTTTATCTTATTTTTTACAACTGGACTTATTGGTTGTGTCCTATTTTTTCTATGGTTTTTCTCTACGCACTCTACCGCTCCAAATAACTTTAACTTGTTGTGGGCTTTTGCACCTAATATAATTATAGCTTTTGTATTACTAAAAACACATCAACCAAAATGGTTGCAAAAATATATGTTAATGCTACTTTTATTTTTAGTAATAATTCCTATTCTTTGGGTGGCAGAAATTCAGGTTTTTCCTGTGGTTATAATTCCCTTGTTAATATTTCTTTTTGTGAGATATTTCTATTTATCAAAAAAAATTATTGACCTTTAA
- a CDS encoding PorV/PorQ family protein, with protein sequence MKQKILFFILFTPLLLSAQAFRNYSNEFLTIGVDAAGLAMSKSVVATTNDVNSIYWNPAGLVGIEDYQGSLMHASYFAGIANYNHLSFAMPIDKESAVGVSIIRFGVDDILNTTELIDSDGNIDYNRIQLFSSVDYAFNFAYARNLLFKDVKFGVNAKIVRRIIGDFASSYGFGFDAGIQFERNSWKFGLMARDITTTFNSWAINEDEFNKIKDAIPGQNQDLPETTEITKPKLQLGVAKNWEIGRMFNLLTEVNANMRFAKTNDIFSSDVVSIDPAMGFQVDYDALVYLRAGVGNFQYITEFDNSKSLSMQPNFGVGFKYNGIKIDYALTNIGSVGNALYSNIFSITIDYSFFRP encoded by the coding sequence TTGAAACAAAAAATATTATTTTTTATACTGTTTACACCACTACTTTTATCTGCACAAGCATTTAGAAATTATTCCAATGAATTTTTAACTATTGGGGTTGATGCTGCTGGTTTAGCAATGAGCAAAAGTGTTGTTGCTACAACCAATGATGTAAATTCTATTTACTGGAATCCAGCAGGATTGGTTGGTATAGAAGACTATCAAGGTTCTTTAATGCACGCTTCTTATTTTGCAGGAATAGCCAATTACAATCATCTTAGTTTTGCTATGCCAATAGACAAAGAAAGTGCCGTAGGAGTTTCTATAATTCGTTTTGGTGTAGATGACATTCTAAATACTACAGAATTAATTGACAGTGATGGAAATATCGATTATAATAGAATTCAACTTTTTTCTTCGGTAGATTATGCCTTTAATTTTGCATACGCTAGAAATTTACTTTTTAAGGATGTAAAATTTGGAGTGAATGCAAAAATTGTAAGAAGAATTATTGGTGATTTTGCTTCTTCCTATGGATTTGGTTTTGATGCCGGAATACAGTTTGAACGTAATTCTTGGAAATTTGGATTGATGGCAAGAGACATTACCACCACCTTTAACAGTTGGGCCATAAATGAAGATGAATTCAATAAAATTAAGGATGCTATTCCTGGGCAAAATCAAGATTTACCAGAAACAACCGAAATTACAAAACCAAAATTACAATTAGGGGTTGCTAAAAATTGGGAAATAGGACGCATGTTTAACCTATTAACCGAAGTAAATGCCAATATGCGTTTTGCAAAAACCAATGATATTTTTTCTTCGGATGTTGTAAGTATAGACCCAGCAATGGGGTTTCAAGTAGATTATGATGCATTGGTTTATTTAAGAGCAGGAGTTGGTAATTTTCAGTACATCACAGAATTCGACAACTCAAAATCGCTTTCGATGCAACCCAATTTTGGAGTTGGTTTTAAATACAATGGCATAAAAATAGATTATGCTTTAACCAATATTGGTAGTGTTGGTAACGCCTTATATTCAAATATTTTTTCAATTACTATTGATTATAGTTTTTTTAGACCTTAA
- a CDS encoding YheT family hydrolase, whose product MPVFTSDFAPPFPFKSGHFNTIYRSVFTKESCNYERKRISTWDHDFMDLDFSLVGSKTLVLLIHGLEGSSQSKYIVSTTNHLNTKGLDTVCLNLRGCSGDDNLLLSTYHSGKTEDVDFVVHHLLDNYDYENIILIGFSLGGNLTLKYIGEQSDRISSKVKGGIAVSVPIDIASGEFELEKLKNKIYLQRFLKSMKTKISEKAAKFPEFQLDKDKLAKATRFKHLENLYTVPVFGFDSAEDYWEKASAKPHLSKIKIPTLLINSKDDTFLSDTCFPIDEAHNSKNFFLETTNFGGHCGFVSSFYNAKNKWLEQRIERFIRENIHINIS is encoded by the coding sequence ATGCCCGTATTTACATCCGACTTCGCTCCTCCTTTCCCTTTTAAAAGTGGTCATTTTAACACTATTTACAGATCTGTTTTCACAAAAGAATCTTGTAACTATGAAAGGAAAAGGATTTCTACTTGGGACCATGATTTTATGGATCTAGATTTTTCTTTGGTGGGATCTAAAACCTTAGTCTTACTTATTCATGGCTTAGAAGGAAGTTCTCAATCTAAATATATCGTATCTACAACCAATCACTTAAATACAAAAGGATTAGATACCGTTTGTTTAAATTTAAGAGGTTGTTCTGGCGATGATAATTTACTTTTAAGCACTTATCACAGCGGAAAAACAGAAGATGTAGATTTTGTAGTACATCATCTTTTAGATAATTATGACTATGAGAATATCATACTCATTGGTTTTAGTTTAGGAGGTAATTTAACGCTTAAATATATAGGTGAACAGTCTGATCGTATTTCATCAAAAGTAAAAGGAGGAATTGCCGTTTCTGTTCCTATTGATATTGCTTCAGGAGAGTTTGAATTAGAAAAACTTAAAAACAAAATCTATCTACAGCGTTTTTTAAAAAGTATGAAGACTAAAATTTCAGAAAAAGCAGCAAAATTTCCTGAATTTCAATTAGATAAAGATAAATTAGCAAAAGCTACCCGATTTAAACATTTAGAAAACTTATACACCGTTCCTGTATTTGGCTTTGATAGTGCGGAAGATTATTGGGAAAAAGCGAGCGCTAAACCGCATTTATCCAAAATAAAAATACCAACATTACTTATAAACTCTAAAGACGACACCTTTTTGTCTGATACATGTTTTCCTATTGATGAAGCTCATAATTCTAAAAATTTCTTTTTAGAAACTACAAATTTTGGAGGACATTGTGGGTTTGTCTCTTCTTTTTACAACGCTAAAAACAAGTGGTTAGAGCAAAGAATAGAAAGATTTATAAGAGAAAACATTCATATTAATATCTCCTAA
- a CDS encoding glycosyltransferase family 4 protein: MGKSIVIISNYYPPEMGAAANRIKNLAEGLTEKGNDVTIICPLPNYPIGKIFEKYKNKFTVNESIEGIKVKRFWIYPSKSEKAIVRLFSMLSFAWSFWFSIFSFIRKKPDLFIIQSPPLLVALSGLLFSKLLGCKNVLNVSDIWPLSALELGVIKKSFFYSFLEKIEKVNYKLADKIIGQSEEIITHIKAVVDKDFLVYRNVPNIKKYSVKEKSEGNLKIVYAGLLGYAQGILNICNEINFKEIGAELHIYGAGMEEEKIIEFAANPNNNVFFYGVRTAKEIKEEIRKYDIGFVPLKNKIYGAVPSKIFELMQLGVPILYVGSGEAEEILGSYKSGLYSEPGDLKSLIKNISIFKEMNNTDYSVCSNNNKSAHLNEFNLEKQMDKLQDFIN, translated from the coding sequence ATGGGGAAAAGTATTGTAATTATTTCAAATTATTATCCACCAGAAATGGGGGCAGCTGCTAATAGAATTAAAAATTTAGCAGAAGGATTGACAGAAAAAGGGAATGATGTTACTATTATTTGTCCTTTGCCTAACTATCCTATTGGGAAAATATTTGAAAAATATAAAAATAAATTTACAGTAAATGAATCTATCGAAGGCATAAAAGTAAAAAGGTTTTGGATATATCCATCTAAATCAGAAAAAGCAATTGTTAGATTGTTTAGTATGTTATCTTTTGCATGGTCTTTTTGGTTTTCTATTTTTAGTTTTATAAGAAAAAAACCAGATTTATTTATCATTCAATCTCCACCTTTATTAGTGGCGCTCTCTGGTTTGCTTTTTAGTAAATTATTAGGATGTAAAAATGTTTTAAATGTTTCGGATATTTGGCCTTTATCAGCCTTAGAATTAGGAGTGATAAAAAAAAGTTTCTTCTATAGTTTTTTAGAAAAAATAGAAAAAGTAAATTATAAATTGGCAGATAAAATAATAGGACAATCTGAAGAAATAATAACGCATATAAAAGCAGTTGTAGACAAAGATTTTTTGGTTTATAGAAATGTTCCTAATATTAAAAAGTATTCCGTGAAGGAGAAAAGTGAGGGTAATTTAAAAATTGTTTATGCGGGTCTGTTAGGATATGCACAAGGCATTTTAAATATTTGTAATGAAATTAATTTTAAAGAAATTGGTGCAGAATTACACATATATGGTGCAGGAATGGAAGAAGAAAAAATTATAGAGTTTGCAGCAAACCCAAATAACAATGTTTTTTTCTATGGTGTAAGAACAGCTAAGGAAATTAAAGAAGAAATTAGAAAATACGATATTGGTTTTGTTCCTTTAAAAAATAAAATATATGGAGCTGTACCTTCCAAAATATTCGAATTAATGCAATTGGGAGTACCTATTCTATATGTGGGTTCTGGAGAAGCAGAAGAAATTTTAGGAAGTTACAAGTCGGGTTTGTATTCTGAACCAGGTGATTTAAAAAGCTTAATTAAAAATATTTCTATTTTTAAAGAAATGAATAATACGGATTATAGTGTATGTTCAAATAATAATAAAAGTGCTCATTTAAATGAGTTTAACTTAGAAAAACAAATGGATAAACTTCAAGATTTTATAAATTAA
- a CDS encoding carboxymuconolactone decarboxylase family protein, with protein sequence MHDKVKEFNDYRQKMNDKILESDNKVIKRIYNLDTNTFKEGHLPVKTKELLGLVASAVLRCDDCVQYHLEAAMKNGVTKEEMMETMSIATLVGGTIVIPHLRRAVEYWEMLENK encoded by the coding sequence ATGCACGATAAAGTAAAAGAGTTTAATGATTATCGTCAGAAAATGAACGATAAAATTCTAGAATCTGATAATAAAGTAATTAAAAGAATATATAATTTAGACACAAATACTTTTAAAGAAGGGCATTTACCCGTTAAAACAAAAGAACTTTTAGGCTTAGTGGCTTCTGCTGTTTTACGATGTGATGATTGTGTACAATATCATTTAGAAGCTGCCATGAAAAACGGAGTTACTAAAGAAGAAATGATGGAAACCATGTCTATTGCTACGTTAGTTGGTGGTACCATAGTAATTCCGCATTTAAGAAGAGCCGTTGAGTATTGGGAAATGCTAGAAAATAAGTAA
- the lptB gene encoding LPS export ABC transporter ATP-binding protein: protein MILRAENIEKIYGSRKVVTGISLEVQQGEIIGLLGPNGAGKTTSFYMIVGMIKPNSGKIFLNDEEITEDAMYKRAQKGIGYLAQEASVFRKLSVEDNIMSVLQFTDLTKKQQKDKLESLIEEFNIGHVRKNRGDLLSGGERRRTEIARCLASDPNFILLDEPFAGVDPIAVEDIQSIVAHLKDRNIGILITDHDVQATLAITDKTYLMYQGSILKSGTPEELAADEMVRKVYLGKDFELKKKKIF from the coding sequence ATGATTTTAAGAGCAGAAAATATAGAAAAAATCTACGGAAGTAGAAAAGTTGTAACCGGAATTTCTTTAGAAGTTCAGCAAGGTGAAATTATCGGACTTTTAGGGCCTAATGGAGCTGGAAAAACAACTTCTTTCTATATGATTGTTGGAATGATAAAACCAAATTCGGGTAAAATCTTCTTAAATGATGAAGAAATTACAGAAGACGCCATGTATAAACGTGCCCAAAAAGGGATTGGATATCTTGCACAAGAAGCTTCTGTTTTTAGAAAATTATCTGTAGAAGATAATATAATGTCTGTTTTACAATTTACAGATTTAACTAAAAAACAACAAAAAGATAAGTTAGAATCACTTATTGAAGAGTTTAATATTGGCCATGTTCGTAAAAACAGGGGAGATTTATTATCCGGAGGAGAAAGACGTAGAACAGAAATTGCGCGTTGTTTAGCTTCTGACCCCAATTTTATTTTACTAGATGAACCTTTTGCGGGTGTAGACCCCATTGCTGTTGAAGATATACAAAGTATTGTTGCGCATTTAAAAGACAGAAATATCGGTATTTTAATTACAGATCATGATGTACAAGCAACATTAGCTATTACAGATAAAACCTATTTAATGTACCAAGGAAGCATTTTAAAAAGCGGAACTCCGGAAGAATTAGCTGCAGACGAAATGGTTAGAAAAGTATATTTGGGTAAAGACTTCGAATTGAAAAAGAAGAAGATTTTTTAA